The proteins below come from a single Paracoccus sp. SCSIO 75233 genomic window:
- a CDS encoding chloride channel protein — MAEAPPPRKPQSEPASIIWLTGGLPQLRRQAARALEIIRRKGPSKVQFWFLALLIGIGAGLAALGFRLGIDLLQRTVYGIDDQALKNEAHSLPWWWLIAVPTVGGLIVGLILDRFTNDGRARTVTDVIEDAALEGGRVEIREGLASAAASLVTLGMGGSSGREGPVVHMAGVVSTWFAQRISASPMTGRELLGCAVSGAVAASFNAPIAGALFAHEVILRHFSAHAFAPIAISAVAGTVINRQAFGGATEFNLWREPSLSFYVELPAFMLLGIICALVAAALVSAILRADAAGAALFSRTGWPRWLRPTLAGTLLGIIAIKFPHIIGVGYQTIFAALNGAYGLGQVMVFAVIKVLAVAITLGGRMGGGVFSPALVLGALTGLAFGMIATSAAPDLSGGTTIYAMAGMGAVGAAVLGAPISTALIIFEMTGDFQTGIAVMTAVSLSSALASRLLHRSFFLTQLELRGIHVAEGPQAWLPQNMRINTLMRTPGSEHFPAPDLVRYLAMSGRALVDGTTLDLALSEFDRLGGAFLPVIQPTELRSPEMIGPPAPPEIIGVLYHVDALRALNQALSETAAEEHA; from the coding sequence ATGGCCGAAGCACCTCCGCCACGAAAGCCCCAGAGTGAACCTGCCAGCATCATATGGCTGACCGGCGGGCTGCCGCAGCTGCGCCGTCAGGCCGCCCGCGCCCTTGAGATCATCCGGCGCAAGGGGCCAAGCAAGGTGCAGTTCTGGTTTCTGGCCCTGTTGATCGGGATCGGCGCCGGTCTCGCGGCCTTGGGGTTCCGGCTTGGCATCGACCTGTTGCAGCGGACGGTTTACGGCATTGACGATCAGGCGCTCAAGAACGAGGCGCACAGCCTGCCGTGGTGGTGGCTGATTGCGGTTCCGACGGTTGGCGGGTTGATCGTCGGGCTGATCCTCGACCGTTTCACCAATGATGGCCGCGCGCGAACCGTGACCGATGTGATCGAGGATGCGGCACTTGAAGGCGGGCGGGTGGAAATCCGCGAAGGCTTGGCCTCCGCCGCTGCCTCGCTGGTGACGCTTGGCATGGGCGGATCGTCCGGGCGTGAAGGCCCCGTGGTTCATATGGCGGGCGTCGTGTCCACCTGGTTCGCCCAGCGGATCAGTGCCAGCCCGATGACGGGGCGCGAGTTGCTGGGCTGCGCGGTTTCCGGCGCGGTCGCCGCCAGCTTCAACGCCCCTATCGCGGGCGCATTATTCGCACATGAAGTCATCCTGCGCCATTTCTCCGCCCACGCCTTCGCGCCGATCGCGATCTCCGCCGTCGCCGGAACGGTCATCAACCGACAGGCTTTCGGCGGCGCGACCGAGTTCAACCTATGGCGCGAGCCGAGCCTCAGCTTCTATGTCGAATTGCCCGCCTTCATGCTGCTGGGCATCATCTGCGCGCTTGTGGCCGCGGCCCTCGTCTCAGCCATATTGCGCGCCGACGCAGCGGGGGCGGCGCTGTTTTCCCGCACCGGCTGGCCACGCTGGCTTCGCCCGACACTGGCCGGTACGCTGCTGGGGATAATCGCGATCAAGTTCCCCCATATTATCGGCGTCGGCTACCAGACGATTTTTGCCGCCCTGAACGGTGCTTACGGCCTTGGTCAGGTCATGGTCTTCGCCGTCATCAAGGTGCTCGCAGTGGCAATCACGCTTGGCGGGCGCATGGGCGGCGGCGTGTTTTCACCCGCGCTTGTGCTGGGCGCGCTCACCGGGCTGGCCTTCGGCATGATCGCCACATCAGCCGCGCCGGACCTGTCGGGTGGCACCACGATTTACGCAATGGCTGGCATGGGGGCCGTTGGTGCCGCCGTCCTTGGCGCGCCGATCTCGACCGCCTTGATCATCTTTGAAATGACCGGCGATTTTCAGACCGGGATCGCTGTCATGACCGCCGTGTCGCTGTCCTCCGCGCTGGCGTCGCGACTGCTGCACCGGTCGTTCTTCCTGACCCAGCTTGAACTGCGCGGCATTCATGTGGCCGAGGGGCCGCAAGCCTGGCTGCCGCAGAATATGCGGATCAATACGCTGATGCGCACGCCCGGATCGGAACACTTCCCCGCCCCCGATCTGGTCCGTTATCTGGCCATGTCGGGGCGCGCCCTCGTCGACGGCACGACGCTCGATCTGGCGCTTTCGGAGTTCGACCGTCTGGGCGGCGCCTTCCTGCCGGTCATTCAGCCCACGGAACTACGCTCGCCAGAGATGATTGGACCGCCGGCGCCGCCTGAGATTATCGGCGTCTTGTATCATGTCGACGCGCTCAGGGCGCTCAATCAGGCGCTGTCGGAAACCGCGGCGGAGGAGCATGCCTAG